A window of bacterium genomic DNA:
GGATTACCTGAAACTCTGCCTCCTGTTCTGGGCGTTGCTGCTGCCCTCCCTGCCGGCCCTGCTTTTGTGGGAAATGCCTTTGATCGGTCCGGTAGTGACCGTATTCACGGGACTATACTGCTGGGCCTGCAGCATGCACCTGCTGGGAAGGTTTTACCGTTACGAAAAAGACAAGCTCAAGTGGTTTTAAGCATGAAGATCGAAAGCTATTCCTTCGGGCTGATCAAGATCGGCGGCCGGGAGTTTAAGTCCGACCTGATCATCTATCCCGACCATGTCGACGGCAAGTGGTGGCGTAAGGAAGGCCATCTGCTGCAGATGGAAGACCTGGCCGGGATCTTGGCCCTGAAGCCTGAGATCCTGTTAGTGGGCCAGGGCCTGCCGGGGCTGATGAAGGTGGACGAAAAAGTGGAGGAGCATTGCCGGGAAAACAGCATCCGGCTTTTGGTAATGCCCACTGAAAAAGCCGTGGAAGAATACAACCGTTCAGCCGATAAAAATGGGAAGATCATCGCCTGTTTTCATTTGACCTGCTGACAATGAATCCGGCCGTCAGACATAGGAAGCAATTTGTATGGATAGTCATACCAAAGCCGCCAGTGGCATTCTATCCCTACCATCTCAAGCACCGCAAGGCTGAATTGCTGGACCTGACCGGAAAGTGGGACCAGGCCGAGGAATTATACCGGGAGAACTTTTTGGCCGCTGCTAAGGCCGCCCGGCCGCAGCTTGAAGCCGAGAGCCGGTCCCGGCTGGGAGTATTGTTTGGCAACCGCGGCCGGTATGACGAAGCCAGGGATTCCCTGATGGCGGCCCAAAGCCTGAATGAAACAGCCGGAAACCTTAAAGGGCTGGCCATGGTGCTGGGAAATCTGGGATGGGTATACCGCATGCAGGGCCAGTACCAAAAAGCGCTGGAGTATAATCAGCAAAGGCTTGAGATATCCCAAAGGCTGGAGGACAAAGAATCCATCGGCGATGCCCTGGGCGATCAGGGGGTGATATATTGGTGTCTGGGAATGATAGACGGGGCCTTGGACTGTTACCGGCAGCAGGAGGCCCTCTGCTACCAGACCGGGGACAGAGTGGGGCTGGCCCGGGTGCTAAACAACCGGGGGATAATCTACAACCTGCTGGGCAAATACCAGCAGGCCATCAGCGATTTTCAGGCTTCTTCGATGATATTCCGCGAGCTGGGCGACATCAGCGGATTGAGCAATCCCGAAGGCAACAGGGGTGTGACCTTTGCCCTGATGGGTGACAGGCAAAACGCCCTTAAAGACTATGCCGTCCAGACCGATATCGCCCGGAAGCTGGGGAACAAGCCCATCCTGTGCCTTTCCCTGGGCAACACGGCCGACATCTACCGGGATCAGGGGGAATGGGAGAAGGCGGCAGCGTTTTACCGGCAGTCGATAGAGATCAGCCGCGAGATATCCGCGCGGGGGCAGCTTTGCGAATCGCTGCTGTCGTTCGCCGAGTTGCGGCGAAGGCAGAATGATAAAGCGTCCTGCAGGTCTTTGCTGGAAGAGGGCCGGCAGTTGGCCGGTGAGCTGGGGAGCCCTGATCATGTCTTTTCCGCTGCATTGTTGGATGCGGCCACCCGTCCCGATCCCGATTCCTCTGCCCAAGCCCTACGGGAATTGTTGTCGAAGACACCCGGTGAAAGCGAACAGGCCGCCATTCATTATGAGTTGTTCAGGATAACAAAAAACCCTGACCACGGGGTCAGGGGGAGGGAGCTGTATCGGAAGGCCTATGAAAGCATTCCCAAGGCCGAATTCCGGGAGAGGGCCGATGAGTTGGAGGAGGAGCTGGGGAAACTCAGCCAGTGAACCTTAAAAACCCAAGGCAGCGTGTTCCGCCTGGGTCAAATGCCCGTATTCCAGCATCTTCCGGGCGATCCATTTCCGTCTGGTGGACATCCTCTTGCTGTCGGCAAAGGGCCCGTATCTCCGGGGATTGATGATGATAGAGGCCATCCGGACGGCCTGCTCCGGGGTCAGCTGCGAAACCTCACAGCCGAAGTAAAAGCGCGAGGCCGCCTGGCAGCCAAACAATCCCGGGCCCCATTCGATGTAATTAAGGTACAGTTCAAAGATCCTGGCCTTGCTCAATTGGTCATCCATCCGCCGGGCCAGCACCGCCTCGGACAGCTTCCGGGTCAGGCTTTTGGAGGTGGAGAGATACAGGTTCTTGGCCAGCTGCATGGTGATGGTGGAAGCCCCCCTGGCCCAGCGCTTCTTCTTCCAGTCGGCCTTGATGGCCTCCCTGACCTCGGCGTAGTCTATCCCCTGATGGGAGAAAAAGCCGGCATCCTCGGCCACCAGAACAGCGTTTTTCAGATAGGGCGAGATCTGCCCGTAGGGCACGAACTCCTGGTTGGGCGAAAAAGACTGTCCCCGGGCCCGGGCCTCTTTTCTCCGCTGTTGCATCAGGGCAGTGGTCTTTGGATTATTTGTCCTTAGCTCGTCTATCTGCGGCAGATGCAGCATGTCCCATGCCACCGAGGCCAGGACATAGGCCGCCAGCAGGACCAGGCCCCAGACCATCAGGCGTTTTATTTTGTTCGTCAGTCTGCGCATGGGGGAATTATCCTTTATCGGGTTCAAGAAGTCAAGCCATATCCAAACATAACTTATAACCGGGAGAGTAAAGATGCGGTACTTCCTCATTTCCCTGGCCTGCTGCCTGGCGGCTGTTTCCCTCAGCGGCTGCGGTTCCAGCCGGCCCGAGCAGGAGTATCTCCGCGCCATAAGGCCGCTGGTGGTTCAGTACGCCGAGCTGGCCAACGACTTCAGCAACTGCCTGCCCGAGGATTTCGCCAGATTCTCGGAAAACATAGAAACTCTGCGCAAGCAGGCGATCCTGATCTATCCGCCATCGTCCAAAAAGCTGCGTCGGTTCAATGCCGACTTCATCGACCTGCTGAAGGAGGCCAAGAACATGGGCTTCACCTTCGGCACGGTGTTTTTGGACTGCGAGGAGCAGGCCTCCGCCATCAAGGACTTTGACAAGAAGGTCGATATTGCCGACAAGTGGCGGTGGGAGGCGCGGGAATCGTCGCAGGGCTTCGCCGAGGCCCACCAGAAGCTGAAACCCTTCATGCAAAAGACATTTGAGTATCCGGTGGGCGACATCGACCTCAAGGGAGCCATCGATGGTTTTGCCAGGAGGCTTGCACAATAA
This region includes:
- a CDS encoding Mth938-like domain-containing protein; the protein is MKIESYSFGLIKIGGREFKSDLIIYPDHVDGKWWRKEGHLLQMEDLAGILALKPEILLVGQGLPGLMKVDEKVEEHCRENSIRLLVMPTEKAVEEYNRSADKNGKIIACFHLTC
- a CDS encoding tetratricopeptide repeat protein, whose protein sequence is MAFYPYHLKHRKAELLDLTGKWDQAEELYRENFLAAAKAARPQLEAESRSRLGVLFGNRGRYDEARDSLMAAQSLNETAGNLKGLAMVLGNLGWVYRMQGQYQKALEYNQQRLEISQRLEDKESIGDALGDQGVIYWCLGMIDGALDCYRQQEALCYQTGDRVGLARVLNNRGIIYNLLGKYQQAISDFQASSMIFRELGDISGLSNPEGNRGVTFALMGDRQNALKDYAVQTDIARKLGNKPILCLSLGNTADIYRDQGEWEKAAAFYRQSIEISREISARGQLCESLLSFAELRRRQNDKASCRSLLEEGRQLAGELGSPDHVFSAALLDAATRPDPDSSAQALRELLSKTPGESEQAAIHYELFRITKNPDHGVRGRELYRKAYESIPKAEFRERADELEEELGKLSQ
- the mtgA gene encoding monofunctional biosynthetic peptidoglycan transglycosylase, which translates into the protein MRRLTNKIKRLMVWGLVLLAAYVLASVAWDMLHLPQIDELRTNNPKTTALMQQRRKEARARGQSFSPNQEFVPYGQISPYLKNAVLVAEDAGFFSHQGIDYAEVREAIKADWKKKRWARGASTITMQLAKNLYLSTSKSLTRKLSEAVLARRMDDQLSKARIFELYLNYIEWGPGLFGCQAASRFYFGCEVSQLTPEQAVRMASIIINPRRYGPFADSKRMSTRRKWIARKMLEYGHLTQAEHAALGF